In the Doryrhamphus excisus isolate RoL2022-K1 chromosome 2, RoL_Dexc_1.0, whole genome shotgun sequence genome, CCTCTGCGGGCGCCGCCTGCGGGCCCGTCATGTCCACATGCACAAAGACGTCCTCCGCCACGGGCCAGCCGCAGCTGCTGGACTGGGCCGAGTTCAGAAGCAGCGGCTCGGGTTTCTCCAGCACGCGAGCGATGACGGAGGTGGGGACCACATCGGACGGCGTCAAACTGAGCGTGTCCGGGTCCTGGccagagggggcggggcttcgcTCTGGTAGGCTGCTCTTCATGTGTTTGTTCAACATGTCCTGCAACTCCGCGGGCAGCTGCATGACAACAACAACCCATTGAGGACCATAGCTGACATGCCCTGGCTCcgccccctcacacacacacgttactTACATCGGCAAACTTGTGGTTCCTGAAGTGGGACTTGTTGCACTTGAGCAGCTGAACGGCGAGGTTGCAGTCCTGCCGGTAACGTTCCTGAGGAACAAAACAATGCTCAGCCAGGAGCTCCTGGATGCTCGGAGTGgctaatgctaagctaacgGTAGCAATGCGTCAGCCAACAGGGGGCAGCATTTTAAGATACAGTGCTGAGTATCTCAATTGGAATACTTATTTCAGTACCaatcccaatgtcatctgcaaacatgaTAGTCCATGGAGAAACCATACTGCTGCTCACAGATGCTAACTTCTGCCATTAGTCTAGCTTCAACTCCtctttttcataatttcatggTATGGCTCATTAGCTTTATACCTCTGTAGCGGCCACAGCTCTGCACATCACCCTTGTTCTTAAAAATGGCCACCAACACACTTTAGCGTAGCTGTGATTTGCTACTGCTCAAGCTAATCCTTCCCCTTCCTCTACATTGCCAAGATGGCGACGACTAGGGGTGGCGCACTTGAGTGTGTTGAGTACAACATCAGGGTACGGACAATGTACTGCTGTTAACACACTTAGACATCAGTGAGCACTTATGTACTCAAAGTACACTAAGTACACCACTTTAAGTGTCCTGAGCCATACCCCAGAGTGTAAGTACACTGGTGTGCACTGATGAATAAGAGTGTGTACTCATACACTCAAAACACTATGTGTAAGTACACCAGTCTGCGCCAATGAACTCAAAGTCTAAGTGTGCACTCAAAAGTTGTACACTTTGTACATTTATGCACTCAAAACACTAAGTGTTAATAGACACGTGTTTATTTGTGCACTCAAAAAGCCTGTAAGTAGACAAGTGTACACTTATGCACTACAAACACTAAGTATAAGTCCACCAGCAGTTGTACTCAAAAGTGCAAGACCTCAAGTGCACAAACTGAGAATTTCTGGATTAGCTCTTCAATGCTAATGCTACCGGTGCTAGCATAGCATGACTGTCCAGGTATGTAAAGTAAGGTCCTCACATTAAGCTCCTCCAGGTGGTCGATGGTGTTCTTGGCCTCCAGCAATTTGTTGGTGAGCTCCACGATCTCCTGGTCCATGGTCTTCTTGTCCCTCTCCACCTTGCGTAGCTGTGGGAGGAGTAACGGGATCACGTTAGCAACCGGACGGCCAATGAGGAAGGCCGTGGGTCGACTACATGACGCGCCGCTTCACCACTCAACATGCGTTCAATGCTACGACGCTAACTAGCATGCACACTTGCACTGTAACGCTAACGGGCTAACTTGAGACCGTGAGACTGAAATGAGGAAGATGAAGGTGCACCCAACTGCATGGACCCAGGTCTGACTGACGGCAGcctgaggatgaggatgatgatgattccGTCACAGAGCAGCGTGAAAGAAGATGGAAGCGGAAAAACAAAAGTGATCAAATCTATCGATTGACTTAACAGTTGAGGCAAACTCTGCGTGGATCAGAACGCAGGacgtaaccatggcaaccaagCCTCTTCTCCCGGCCACCCCCCGTCGCCCCTGGCAACCAGCCACTTCCTCCGCCACCATTAGTAATCAATGATTGCATTCACTCCATCGATCGCTTATTGGCCCACTCATCAATCACACGTAGCGAATAGCCCCGCCCTCTACTCGTTTCTGCAGCTGTCCATCAATCAGGAGCTGGCCACAAATGCTGTTGTTATGGAGACGGTCGGTGGTTGCCATAGTTACTGCTTTCATCCAAATGAAGGACAGGTCAAAGAATGAAAGAAATGGAGCTAAACACCAAAAGAGAAATAGTGGCTTGCTGATTGGCTGTCATGGCCTCCTCAAAGTCCAGGAGTTACCAGAGCATGAAGCTTCTCCTCCAAGTCCTGATTGGCCCTCTGAGACGCCGTGTAGCTGTTCTGGAGTCTGCGGAGGGAAAAAATAGTCTTCACTTCCATTTGGTCCTGGCTCATGAAAACATTAAAACgagactgtgtgtgtgagagtgtgtgtgtgtgtgtgtgtgtgaatgcagcTCGTCCTTCCGACaccgtacagtagatggcatcttAACGCACCTCATACCTGCCTGGTAGATGTGGGAGCACGTCACGGCTATATTTAGCCAATGGAGGTCTTATTGGAGACTAACATGAAAGCGGGGGAGAAGGTTCTGAAGGCCTCTGGAAGCACTCCCAGTTAGTCCATGACAACTCAAagccacagatagattgcagtcctgtgggaaaacCTGAGGTTTCCAGAGTACGACCATGCAAATACCTCAGGTACTCTCAAGTCAAGTGCTAGTACATCATGGTAGCAATGCTGGACTAAGGCCTGCATGCAGACTGGCTACTGAGCCGACACGCCACGGCTGAGGTCGGGTggggggaaaaggttctcctctcattccgtgtggaagtggtatatttttggcctctttgtcctttttccccacGCTATTTAAAacacttaagtttagaataagtataTTGAgagaagctaactagttagctcgctagcttgctatgaGACAGACACGCCAAGGCTGagattgaaggaaaaaaatgtctcccctgattccgtgtggaagtggtacggtTTTGGCTTCCTTGTCCTTCTTCCACACTTCGTTTGAAACAGTTGCTTAAGTTCAGAATAAGTATATCGGAGAAGCTTGCTAGGTTGCAATGCTAGCAGGaacgtaaacaaagaataataagagcGTAAAAGTCATTAtaggggtgtcatttcatgtctacagggctctaatcattttaaaacttgtattcAGAAAGTTGTCCACACtccaactacgaaaatattcagtGCATTAATACTGAACCCACTTTGCAGAAATTTGCTTAACGCGgtcgccataaacgagggattgctgtCCATGATAAGTAGATCATACTATGACACCAGTATCCAAGCCTCACCGGCGAAACTTGTCCCTCATCTTGTCGAGGTCCTCTCTGGTTCGACTTAGCTCCGCCTCCATGTAATGGCGGCCACCATCAAACTCCGCCTCCATGGCCTCCATCTTGTGAGTGGAGAGAGAAAGGCGTCGGCGCAGATCTTCATTCTGCTGCTGAAGGATTCTGTAACCAGCAACACTCCGTCAATCACAGATAATTCATCATGCCCAAGGTAGCCTACAGAACATTATAATTCACCCTTGTCACAAACTTTCATGATGAAGATATTCCAACATATAGTGTTCATTTATGTGTGGCGGTATTACCGTCTCCTAAATGCACCGTCACccaaaaaagttggaaattGTCACCGTCACCCAAAAAAGATGCAAAACGTCAccgacacccaaaaatgttgcaaaacgtCACCGCTAACCAAACATGTTGCAAAACATCACCGCTAACCAAACATGTTGAAATACGTCaccgctaaccaaaaatgttgcaaaacgtCACCTCGACTCCAAAATGTTGCAAAGTGTCACCGCCAcccaaaaatgttgcaaaacgtCACCGCCACcagaaaatgttgcaaaatgtcACCGCCaccaaaaaatgttacaaaacatCACCGCCAccaaaaaatgctgcaaaacgTCACCGCTAACCAAAAATATTGCTAAATGTCACCACTAACCagaaatcatccaaaatgtcaagctaaccaaaaatgttccaaagtgtcaccgctaaccaaaaatgctgcaaaacgtcaccgctaaccaaaaatgttgcaaaatgtcACTGCTAACCACCtgacgtgcatcactaagtctatcggaggaacgaggcaatcagatacgtgttgccacacagaCCAATATTACATCGCTCTGCCAGTCTTGACACCACGGACACTCAACAATGACATATTTAcagaaaatgatgaataaatgaataaactgatattggataattcagGTTGAAGGGAAGTTACTGCAGTAACTGTAGCAGAAGTATGCTGACCAGAAAACATAAGGAACAAGGAACTGCTCGCGGTATCTTATTTTCGCAGTATCTTTATTTtctctaatatgtcttattttctcagcGGAAAGGTGAATTTCTTTGGTTATTGTTCTTTTTAAATCGCCCATGCGTGTTATAAGGGGGCACGCCAGCACGCCTACTGCTCCACAAACTCAAACCAACAGCCGTAAATCAATAAGTTCATGTTCAGCTGTTAAATAAGCTTTAGAAACACGATAATGTCGCGATAATTTcttatgacacaaaccaaaaagcggCGTCTATCACGTCCACACACAATCACTTGTTGtgtcatggccaattatgcaaattagactagaatggtgtgtgtgtggggggggattACTTTAATAGGATTATaaagtacatccatccatccattttcctccgcttatccaatTATAAAGtactataatactatactataatactatGAAGTATTATAAAGTGCACACCTAACAAAATGCTATagtcattgaaaaaaattattacaccACCTTTGTGTCCTCACTTTCTCCATCCATTGGAATGCACCTAAACACACCATTGGACTGATATATTAGCAGCTACATTTAGGACAGGGGTGGCCGCATTGATTTTAATAAATTGGCCAAaagattatatattttacatgcaacagtccacgtggtattattgtatctgtaaaattgtcgtgtaacctatatatatatatatataacctatATAACCTGTAATATATGCTTGTGTCCATTTTTCAGGAGCAGACCATATccaataaccaaattgataaaaaaaaaatctactaaaCCATCGAAAGGTTGTCCCaagccaggttgtatgttaagtttcaatgaaatgcTATGGAAAGAACATGCAgaccatattcaaacacttggcgggccggatgtggcccccgggccgtagtttgcccaccactggtTTGAGAGCTGACTACTGGAAACTTCCATGGTTTGCTTGATGATAAAATCAAAATCACCTCAGTTCTTACATCAATAAGTTTAGCATGATATTTGTCAACCAACCTTGAGTGCCTTTAGTTGTAGCAGGCAATAAAATGAAcagaaattaattacattaatgtaattacatgaaattaaatatgattattatttttcatgtactaaaaggcggtagaaaatgaaggacgTCTCACCTGATGCGGTCGGAATCAGATAAAACGTCCTGaaagacaagaccaaaaagACAGAGTCAGGAAACGAGGACAATGGTCAGCGGCGGCAAAAGAAGGCAATGTTGCATTGTGGAAAACATAGGACATAACGTCGGGAGGACGAGAATGGGGTCCCAACCTACCTTAGTACGTGACACTACATCCTGTTTAGTAAGCGGAAGTCCGTGTTTGTGATCATCTGTCTGTCGACAATCCAACTTTTCTCCTCCGTTTACCTTCACCACTTCCTCTACATGCCCCGCCCCCTTTGTGATAGCTTCCCGGGATTCGGGGGTCTCCCTCCTTCGAGGCTTGAAGCGCTCCGACTGCTGCAGTGCTGCCACCCACCCATCCCAACGCTCCCGGCGGTGCGCTGACTTGCACTCCGCCGGGTGCTGCTTCTTCTGGGTGTGGCTGTGATGCTGAGGGGCGGGGCTTCCACGCACTCCGGAGGCCTCCTTGCCAAGCATTGTGAGGTGGGCGGGGCTCAGGACGCGGCAGGTGATTTCATCCAGAAAGCTGGAGAAGCGAACCTTCTCTTCCAGGAAGTGCATGTTCCACTTCAAGTGTTTGCTACTTCGGGGTAAAGGCGGGCTGCATGAGCGCCGCACACTGGACGAGCGCCGCACATTGGAGGCCGGCCCCCCGTCTAAAGAGCGAGTCGGGACACAGCCGGTGTCCTGCCCCGTGCTGCCGTCCAACAGTTCCACTGACTTGGACttcctgatgacatcatagtggTGCTGCACCCCCAGGGGAACGTGCTTCTTCAGGATGCTCTTGGGGGGAATGGGCGCTCGATTCGGGGTCTGTTTGTCCGCACAGCGTCTCCTGGCGTTTTGCCGTGTCGTCGAGCCGCTTGTCACGCGGTTGCTAATCTCTGCATGGCGGCTCTGAAAGCTGAAGCGCCGCGGGGGCGAAATAGAAAACTCCAAGCTGGACAAGCTGGAGACGTCCAGCTCACTGTCAGACGCCGAAAGAGATGCGTCAGGGACGCCTTGTGGCGACCCGATGCTGCGTTGTGGTTTGCACGCAGCAGGAAGTGTCTGAAGGGAAGTTGGAGGCGTGTTTACAGATTGTTGCTTTACCTGACTGTCATCGAGCTGCTGCATCTGAGGGGGCGGCGTGGCGGGAAGGGCTTGACGCGTCTCACGATGCTGCGGAGGAGCTTTACGATAGGGCTTCCTGGCCGGCGCCGCACTCGTCATCCTGGGCCTCCGTCCTTACTTCCTTCCTGTCAGTCCTGTCAGAGAAGACCAGTCAGGAGACGCCAAGCAGACACGCACCCTCAGACCGCCTCAGCAGCAAGTGACGGGACCCCCGCTCTCGCTTgctcatacacacaaacacacacacacacactctaaccAGGTCCAAGCTTGTCACAACTTATCAGCATCaaacgtgcgtgtgtgtgtgtgtgtgtgcgcctcaGGCTACACATTGATCTCAGCTTGTTTccagaacaggaagtgcagCTGCATTGATCTCAATgaggctaacattagcaaacTGACTTTTAACCTTCAACATAAGAGCAACATAAGACAGAAAAAGGATTTAGCGTCCCACAAAAGGTCCAGCGACTAGTCTCGTGTTCATCCTCTTAGAAtggtaaaaagaagaaaaaaatcattatgcATTcaattacccagcatgccttgctggCATTTTTGAACTGCTTCCAATGTTTTATTTCCGTTTTTCTTCCCACGCCTTCTTTAAGTTGAAAATGGTCGTTTCAGTGCCAAGAAATGACAATTATTGTGTTTGGGTTcaatgtgttgccatggcaacacaagCCCGCACGAGCAGGCAGCTTTTCCTCAGCGGTCAAAGGGCAACAGCACCACCTTCAGTCCTTCTCCATCTGACCCCACACACAAGCACGCGCAAGCACGCACACACTTTGATAAAGCCGAACTGATACCGAGCCGAAGCCGAATCAGGCGGGGCCGAGAGGCCGGTGACCAGAGTCCAACATGCCCGGACCGAGCCGCACCGGGGGCAAAGTAACGATCAGTCAAAGCCACGCCCACACCCGAACCTGCTCACCTCGGTGTTGGGCCCGGTGGTCCGCCTACGGCACCCGAGACAAGCGGAAACTTTAGCCGAAGCTGCGCTCTCCGGCCCGGCGGGTTCCTCGGCGATCCGACGCCGGGAGCGAGCAACGATCCTCGGCCGTCGAGGTGTTGGCGGAGCTGCGCGGCGAGAGGACCAGAAGTGGCTGAAGAGACGTCGAACAAGCGACGAAAATCACTCGGAGAAA is a window encoding:
- the tjap1 gene encoding tight junction-associated protein 1 isoform X1 yields the protein MHFLEEKVRFSSFLDEITCRVLSPAHLTMLGKEASGVRGSPAPQHHSHTQKKQHPAECKSAHRRERWDGWVAALQQSERFKPRRRETPESREAITKGAGHVEEVVKVNGGEKLDCRQTDDHKHGLPLTKQDVVSRTKDVLSDSDRIRILQQQNEDLRRRLSLSTHKMEAMEAEFDGGRHYMEAELSRTREDLDKMRDKFRRLQNSYTASQRANQDLEEKLHALAAVSQTWVHALRKVERDKKTMDQEIVELTNKLLEAKNTIDHLEELNERYRQDCNLAVQLLKCNKSHFRNHKFADLPAELQDMLNKHMKSSLPERSPAPSGQDPDTLSLTPSDVVPTSVIARVLEKPEPLLLNSAQSSSCGWPVAEDVFVHVDMTGPQAAPAEGRGRDEGGDEDTATLNGSCQSQSSLDVGEEAGGTPSFDKLNPYPPPPPPNPLYPGRKVIEFSSDDKVKIPKNSPLPNCTYATRQAISLSLVQNDDPPHGSPTLSGGGRIQPSRQDAGVELPSNQSSPFSSPPQAPSVLTSSGSSEEDLLANWQRVFVDKMAAQPQQAAGAAASSERHRAAYSDGEEGSSAHSWTPSRGSSLDTDTDTEPRPYGRGQYGGSGDSVDGGERLLMKLDEDGGSGDTAVAMTTHHADARREEEEEEREVPPRLLDFDSAYAAAALPRPHRSPKRMGVHHLHRKDGLSHAHQHLMD
- the tjap1 gene encoding tight junction-associated protein 1 isoform X2 yields the protein MHFLEEKVRFSSFLDEITCRVLSPAHLTMLGKEASGVRGSPAPQHHSHTQKKQHPAECKSAHRRERWDGWVAALQQSERFKPRRRETPESREAITKGAGHVEEVVKVNGGEKLDCRQTDDHKHGLPLTKQDVVSRTKDVLSDSDRIRILQQQNEDLRRRLSLSTHKMEAMEAEFDGGRHYMEAELSRTREDLDKMRDKFRRLQNSYTASQRANQDLEEKLHALLRKVERDKKTMDQEIVELTNKLLEAKNTIDHLEELNERYRQDCNLAVQLLKCNKSHFRNHKFADLPAELQDMLNKHMKSSLPERSPAPSGQDPDTLSLTPSDVVPTSVIARVLEKPEPLLLNSAQSSSCGWPVAEDVFVHVDMTGPQAAPAEGRGRDEGGDEDTATLNGSCQSQSSLDVGEEAGGTPSFDKLNPYPPPPPPNPLYPGRKVIEFSSDDKVKIPKNSPLPNCTYATRQAISLSLVQNDDPPHGSPTLSGGGRIQPSRQDAGVELPSNQSSPFSSPPQAPSVLTSSGSSEEDLLANWQRVFVDKMAAQPQQAAGAAASSERHRAAYSDGEEGSSAHSWTPSRGSSLDTDTDTEPRPYGRGQYGGSGDSVDGGERLLMKLDEDGGSGDTAVAMTTHHADARREEEEEEREVPPRLLDFDSAYAAAALPRPHRSPKRMGVHHLHRKDGLSHAHQHLMD